A segment of the Synechococcus sp. CBW1002 genome:
GTCAGAGATAGCTAAAATCATGCCTTTAGTCGATCATGCTTTTCGAATGGGTCATCTCTGAATGAGAGATGGACAAGAGAGGGCTACCGTCTTCTGATGTGATTAGGCCTTCGTAGCAAGCTCTGCTGCTGACAGGATCGAAACTTGATATGCGACTACTCGCTAGATAGTTGCAGCCAAGTACAGGCAATGAGTAGATGTCGACGACGATATTGTTGGGCAGTGCACTAGTCTGATGCAATTCTCGAAGTATAACTAGCGTCATTTGAAGAAGACCATCAAGGAGAGATGGATCGAGAAATCCCTCTGCAGACTGGGGCACACCTAATAGTTCCGATGCACCGTGTGATCTTAAGGTGGAAACAATAACGCCCATCCTTGGCAAAATCAAGGAAGGGCCATTAATTACAGTGAAGACGCCATCATGAAATAGGTATCTATCATAGCATTCTGACTGGCCAATGGTAATTATGTTATCAACATCAAGCTTCTCAGTTGAGAGAGCAGACAACAGATCACTGCTTATGACTGGCCGAGGAATCTCTTGGACATGAGTACGATAAGAGCAACGACTTGAATGGCTATTTCTTAGAGTACAGATTACTGCACGATTGCTTGGGCTGGAGACTTCGTAGAGAAACTCTTGCGGTTCCGAGTTGTCAAAAACTATTCCTGACAGCACTTCTGTCGTTATCCTAAGAACAGAGTCTGGGGGTGGAAGAGAAGTAGTAGCGTTCTCTCTCTGATAGGCTTCAACTGCAAAGACGCAGGAAAGCGCAGCTGGCATTACAGGACGACCAAACTTTTGATGTGACCTAAGGTAAGGTAAATAGTTGGGATCTAGCAGAAATCGATAGGTCTTAGATAACTTTCCTTCAATAGTTAGCATTGAAGACGAAAGTGAGTGAGCCCCAAGATAGGGATATGACTCTGAAATACTGTCAATATCAACTTCCGACTGGGAGAACTTTGATACATCATAAACTCCTGTTGTGATTTCAAGAGGTAGGGTGTAGTCTGTAGTTAAAAGCTCTGCAATGCACTGAGCACCAAGATCAAGGGGGATTGGAATTATTCCTTTGTGAGCAAAGGCGTCATTTACTTCCTTAGTCGCCATCCCCGCCGACGCCCATGGCCCCCAGTTGACCGAATTAATCTTTATGCTTGGGTATAACGAGGCAGACAGCCAACTGCCGGCATTAATAAGCTCATTGGCAGCTGAGTAATCAGATTGACCCAGGTTACCCACTTTCCCCGCAACTGATGCATAATTCAGCACTCTAGTAACTGGATGAGTCTCAACCAACCGAAAAGTAAGTTTGAGAGCGTTCAGCTTAGTCAGCAAGACTCGCTCAAAGCTGTCTTTAGCTTTCTTGTGAACCAATGAATCCTCGATAATGCCCGCCACATTTACAACCGTATCAACTCTCAACTCATTCTGCTTTAGGAAATCAAGGACGATACTGTCACATGATCGATCAAGAAAGTCAACCTTTATGTAGGCAACGGAAGCATAGAGGCTTGATAGCCGCTCAATAGTTGAAATGGCTTCACGTGAAGAACTAATAGTCCTCAGCTCTCTTTCAATGGAAGCTGGAGTAAACTGGTCACCAGCTTCTTGGTGAAGCTCAATCAAATGTGACCTCACTTGAGCAGTTGTACTATCAGGCCGAATCCATGATGGCAGAGTGAGGTCCGATCTTCCAGTAAGAACTAAGGATATATGTTTAGTGCCAATTCTTTCCAAGGCAGAGACGGCTATCCCTCTCGCGCCGCCAATAGCCAGTACACACTTTGGTTGTGAATGAATCTCTGTACGGAGGGGCTGTTCTATGGAGGGCTGGTAGGGTATTATAGCGTGAACATATAGTCCACTGTGACTTATTGTGTATTCGCGTTCGGGCTCTTCAAGTGCACATATAAAGTCTAAATGGCACCTTGTTGTGTCGGAATCAAACTCTTGACGGCAGATGTCAACTACAGTAGGGCGTACAGATTGATACTCAGATACAATTGACTTGATCATCCCTGAAAGGGCAGATACATAGGTCATATTGAACTGCTTAGGCCCTGTGCTGGCATCACTAGGAAGGCATCGGCCAAAATTACCTTGTCCGTAGTGAAGAATAATCAACTGGTGACTTCTACAGTCTTTGCTGAGCGGATACAAAATATTTCGCAAATTCTCAAATGCGGCCCAAAGCGACGTGACGGCATCACTTGGAGAGAACTCCGCTAGACTGTCCAGCTTTTGTCCAAAGGCATCTAAATGTACTACAACAGTGATGCCATCTTGACTATCTGGCTTAGACTCACCAAATACTTGAAGAGCATTGAGCAGAAGCTCAGAGAGGGGCTCCTTAGATGAAGAGTCTATCGATGATGCGTAGAACTGAACATTAGGAGCCCCATTAAATAACTCAGAATAAAAGCCCTGCTTGTCCTCCGGACAAAAGATGACATACGGACGCGTCTTCTTCCCAAGGCATTGGCCAGACCTCGGGGTTGATAGACGATACGAGACACTTTGGAAGTGGGAAAGCTGATGTCTTATTAATTCATCTCTCCCGCTTGTTACTTTCCCGGCTGAGATTCCTCTGCAGCAAGATCAATACTTGTACCTGCACTAAGAGCTGAAGAAATGTACTGGGACACTTCTTTTAGACTTCTAAGATCTCGAGTGCCAGTCTGGATGTTCTGAATCGTTTCAGGGGCAATATCTGACAATGTTGCCATGAAGCCACCCATGACTTCAATTCTCTTGATGGAATCGATTCCAAGGTCAGATTCTAGGTCTTGGTCTGGATCAAGTAGTTCAACAGGGTAACCACTCTTCTCAGATAAGATAGAAGTGAGCTGTGACAAGATGGATCCGGTATCAAGTTGTACCAGTCCTTGCCTTGACTTCCTATCTGTTAGAGCATCTCCATTTGAGGCTAAGAGAGAAGTGGGCTCAGTCGCTTGACTGTCAAAAGTACTTTGTACTGGAGTAGATGGAGCTGGAACCAAGGTATCGATCATCGCCACATTGCCATGGGCATGCGATGAAGGTGCGGGAGATTGAGATTGCTGTTGTTGGACATTGGGTAGAATAGTCGAAGCACTATTGCGGACTATTGTCTGTGCTTCAGGCGAATCCGAACTCAATGAAGTAGGAGATTCGGACAGAGGCGAGCTCGTCACTATCAAAGGGGGACTAGCAAGGGATGCAGGATTATCACCAGATTGATTCAGATATGCTGAAAAGACTTGAGTTTGTGAATCTATCATCATCCGAAGCGTTTCATGATAGGTGCGAAAAGCTTCTAGGCGAAGGCTGCTAACTTCGTTCGGAGGATTCGACTGGTTGGAGAGGTTGAGCTCGTTCATGGGTAAGATTTCGTTGCGGTGCGGATGCAATTGGACAGATTCTAGCAGAGCTGTATCCGCTGAATTAGGCTCGGGGATGTTCTGATTAGTTGACTTGCCTGTCGTCGAGAAGGTATGGTGAACATTGTGTTGGGCACTTTTTTGAACTCTATGTCCCGACTGCCACGAACTAGCTCCATTAATGAAATAACTGAGTCCAGGTTCTCTGCGAATACGCTTCTGCTGGGCTTGATACCCCGAACCTGTATGTCGCAGCATCTGATCTAGCCTTGACCAAGTTAACGTAACACCATAACTCCCAAGGCGCATGATTGAACCGACGAATGAGTCTGTTCCTTGCGGACCATCTAGCGAAACCGCTACAGAACCAGTCGAACTGAGTGATGACTGCACCAATTTAGACAAGACCTTTTTTGGCCCAACTTCGATATACAAGGTACAGCCAAGTCTCTCTGCCTGCTTCACAGACTCGATAAAGTCGACGCTTGAAGTCATGTGATCAGTAATAAGCTTATCAATATTGCTTTCACTCACCGGGCCTGACTCAGGGGATGTACTGAGAATGGCACTGTGAGAATGTGATCGACCCGTCCGTAAATTAAGGATACTCAGGCTATTGATGAATCTATTGTTACACTCTTGCATAAGGATGGAATGAAATGGCTGCTTTGCCTGCATCCGCTGTGATGAGACTCCGTTCATCATGCACGCTGCTTCTACGCGTTCGATATCAGATAGCAGGCCAGATAAAACGATCTGTGATGGAGAATTGATATTTGCTAACGTAAGTGAATGTTCCGCCACATTCTTCAATAGTTCCTTTCCTTGGTCAATGGAACAAAAGAGAATCAGCATGCCATAGCCATCATCACTGTAAGTGCTGACGGCTTCACCTCGAGCCCGAAGTAAGTCAACTAACTCACTGTCTGTCATCCACCCTGTCGCAAATAGGCTGACAAAGTCACCGAGGCTATGGCCAAGTGCTATTGACCAAGGAATCTCCAAATAGTTCAGAATATCTAGGTAGGCCATCTCTGTGATGGCTAGCAATGACTGTTTCAGCTCAGGAGGCGGAGCAATGCTCTTTTCAGATCTGCTAAACAGATATCGACTCAATACATCTGTTAGTGTAGGTTTGTCAGGTATTAGTTGGAGCAAGAGCTCATGCGAGCGGAGTTGGGTAGCCACCATGCATGTTGCTCCCATCCCAGGATAATCTGAGCCCTGCCCTGGAAACAAAAGTGCTGTCTGTCTGGCCTGCTTGAACTCAATTTGTAAGTCTGCTGTTTTCGACTGACATACCAGCCACTGCCTCATGGCATCTGTGTAGCGAGTGGTTTTATTAAGCAGTTCAGAAACAATAGCCAGCTTCTGGCCAATGTCAGCCGCGCTGAGATCGGCTAAGACAATCGCAAAGTCATCAGTACATCCATGCTGATGAGTGCATATGTCGTGGCAGGTGATTGTGTCGGCTATTAGTTGGTTGACAGATGTCAAACACCCATTGACTGCGCACTCTCTTTCGACTTCCAGCGCTTGTGCAAGTGCCAACCTGATGCATTCAGAAAGGCATCCCTGCTTTGCCTTGAAATACAAAAGCCTGTAGCCAGACGGCAGTTGTGGCGAAAGGTCTGTTACATCATTGTTGATAACTGGTTGTGGGACGTACTCCTGCAGTACAGCATGGAAATTTGTTCCCCCAAATCCAAATGCGCTTACTCCAGCCGTTCTGGGCGTGCGCTGATCATTCTTAAGCCAGGGAAGACTGCCAGTAGGTAGATAAACGGCTGAAGAACTTATCACTTCGTCAATTTGTTCTTCAGTTCTGCTATGTAATGGAATAGACTTATGCTTTAAAGCCAAGGTGGCCTTGAGAAGACCGGCTAATCCGGCAGTACTTTTCGTATGGCCGATCAGGGTTTTTACTGAGCCCACTGCGCAGTATGTATTAGGGCTTTTCTGAGCTTCTAAGAATGTAGTCAAAGCTCTGATCTCTGAACGATCTCCAACAGGAGTGCCGGTCCCATGAGCTTCATAGTAGCCAAGCGTCGCTGGATCCACTCCGGCATCTGAGTATGCCCTTGCAAAAGCTTGGACTTGTCCTTGATGTGACGGCGCGGTCATTGTTCTACAACGGCCATCACTGGAACTACCAATACCTTTGATCACAGCGTGGATTGTGTCTCCATCTGCTTCCGCATCTTCAAGTCTCTTTAGGATCAGAATCCCTGCGCCCTCACCTAGCACGATTCCATCGGCTTCATTGGTGAACGACTTGGCTTGACCGGTTGGCGAAAGTGCGTGAGTCTCTGAAAAACAAAAATAAGCAAACGGAGACTGAAGCGTATCAATTGCTCCTACAACTGCCATGCTCGCGTCCCCTTGCCTGAGCTTATTAATAGCTATATCCAAGGCGGCAAGTGATGACGCACATGCAGCGTCCACGGCGCAATTGGTGCCGCCAAAACCAAATCTGTTCGCTACTCTTCCGGCCGACACATTTGGTAGAATGCCGGCAAAGCTGTCGCTAGTCCAAGCTGGTAACTGTCTTTCGATATCGGGATGGCCAGTTAATAGTGGTGCTAGCTCTGCTTGCATTACATATCCCTGTCCAAGCTCGCCGAGGCCACCACTATATCCCAAAACAACGCAGGTAGATTCACGATCGTATAAGCTATCCTTTGAATATCCAGCATCTTGAAGAGCGTCCTTGACGCAGACAAGCGCCAAAAGTTGCGCTGGATCGATTGAGGAGAGTGATTGTGGTGGTATCCCAAACTCTATCGGATCAAATCGAACTGCATCCAAGAAGCCACCCCACTTGGAATGGACTCTATTAGGCACTTTGGGGTCAGCTGAATAAAAGTCCTCAATAGACCACCTGTTCTCTGGGATCTCTTGAATCTGGCATTTTGCGCGCATTACTAAGTCCCAGAACTGCTGTGGACTGTTTGCACCGGGCAGCCTGCAAGACATGCCAATGATTGCTATGTCTAACTTGCCTCTGTTTGCACTTTCTGTCTGATAGCGAGAAGTCTGCGTGACATGTTGCTGTTGAGGGTTTCCGCTTGGGGCTTCCAATCCAGCTTTAATACTCTCATGTAGCTGGCGTATTGTGGTCTGGCCGTTAATTAAGCACACAGCTTCGCCCAGCATGTACATGCCAAGTTCACGTTGAGCTTGGTCGGTAACCTGGACAAGGCCACCTTCGCTTCTTTGTAAGCCCTTGGATGCAAGTCTCAGGCGACCAAGGATCAGCCGGTCCAGCTGATTAGAGATTTCTCTGACGGGCACCTGAGCTCTTATCAGCTCATCACGTATGGCATTAAACTCGCGTGAAAAAGCAGTATCAGCACATCTGCTCTGATGCCCCGGAGATGTTTCGAGAAACACAGTTCTGGCGCATTCTAGTGAAACCTTCTGGTATGTACTAGTGATGGCCCTATCCTCAATTATCTCTCGAGTTGCCAGATAAGCGGAGCCAACCAGCAACCCATAGTTTGTACCTGCCTTCACCAAATCGTCTAACATGTAGGCAGCAAAAGCTGCCGAGGTCTGATCATGGATACCACCTGCAAGGACTAGACACACTTCTCGCCTTACTACCACACTCTGCTTAAGGACAGCTTTGATGGATCGTTCCCAAAGATTTAGTGAGCTGAGTGGACCGATGTGTCCTCCACACTCTCGCCCTTCAAGAATAAAGTCTCTCCATCCCTCCTTGATGAACAGCTCCAGCAATTCAGGTGTTGGCGCATGAATGAAAACACGAAGGCCATTGGTGGCGATCTCCTTTGCTTGTGCTGGTGTTCCACCGGCCAGGATGCAAAAGCTGGCTCTAGATCGTTTTAGGACAGCAATCTGAGACTGTAAATGAGTAGAATCAATAAACCCAAGCAGGCCAACTCCCCAGGGCATTCCTGGAATCAACTCTGCTGTCTTGATCAGAATCTCCTCCAGTGCTTGGTCTGTCAACATAGCGGCGGCTATTGTCGGCAGAGCACCTCCCTTCGCGACGCTAGAAGCAAACTCGGCATTATCACTCACCCGGGACATCGGGCCTTGAATGACTGGATACTCTACGCCAAACTGCTCAGCAATGGAATTAGCCTGAAGCTGAGACGAATGCCTATTTTGTGTGATCGTTCGGTAAGAAGAAATAACTCTGCCAATGGTTAGGCATTCGGAAGAGTAGTCTTTCGCAAGATCAATTCCCTCTCCAACGGGGAATGTCCCCTCGCTACTCCAGGTCGCAATTTCCTTTAGCCGAGAAGTCTCTACTCTGCTTCCAAAGAAGTGTTCTGAAGACTCCTTCCCGGGTTTGATAATGCATCTGACTTCTACTGTATCGTCCTCGGCTGATCGGATGACAATAGACTGTCTGCCGTTCACCCTGCTAAGGGCAAGCTTAGTGCGCTGCGGGAGATAGCTATCTTGAAGAAGCAGGATCTGTTCGTCGAGTATGATAGAACGGATCCCTTGGCTTTTGAGGGCAGAGAATGAAAGAAGCCCTACTGGGCCGGCT
Coding sequences within it:
- a CDS encoding SDR family NAD(P)-dependent oxidoreductase, encoding MTYVSALSGMIKSIVSEYQSVRPTVVDICRQEFDSDTTRCHLDFICALEEPEREYTISHSGLYVHAIIPYQPSIEQPLRTEIHSQPKCVLAIGGARGIAVSALERIGTKHISLVLTGRSDLTLPSWIRPDSTTAQVRSHLIELHQEAGDQFTPASIERELRTISSSREAISTIERLSSLYASVAYIKVDFLDRSCDSIVLDFLKQNELRVDTVVNVAGIIEDSLVHKKAKDSFERVLLTKLNALKLTFRLVETHPVTRVLNYASVAGKVGNLGQSDYSAANELINAGSWLSASLYPSIKINSVNWGPWASAGMATKEVNDAFAHKGIIPIPLDLGAQCIAELLTTDYTLPLEITTGVYDVSKFSQSEVDIDSISESYPYLGAHSLSSSMLTIEGKLSKTYRFLLDPNYLPYLRSHQKFGRPVMPAALSCVFAVEAYQRENATTSLPPPDSVLRITTEVLSGIVFDNSEPQEFLYEVSSPSNRAVICTLRNSHSSRCSYRTHVQEIPRPVISSDLLSALSTEKLDVDNIITIGQSECYDRYLFHDGVFTVINGPSLILPRMGVIVSTLRSHGASELLGVPQSAEGFLDPSLLDGLLQMTLVILRELHQTSALPNNIVVDIYSLPVLGCNYLASSRISSFDPVSSRACYEGLITSEDGSPLLSISHSEMTHSKSMID
- a CDS encoding polyketide synthase — its product is MKNSNQVFVTIRPIGDWLKACEKVVAAGASICFESFGFEHQLEEIWKQYLTRFRTGIFAVSCNSFETAKVLQELTRELEVPSSSPLRAIIPWHRISREQAIELKSMNPIPRIGSIQEVEQYARFPWEQQIDPSAILEGYESGGLCGRDSQYILFQKALGCLQDCRLIAAGPVGLLSFSALKSQGIRSIILDEQILLLQDSYLPQRTKLALSRVNGRQSIVIRSAEDDTVEVRCIIKPGKESSEHFFGSRVETSRLKEIATWSSEGTFPVGEGIDLAKDYSSECLTIGRVISSYRTITQNRHSSQLQANSIAEQFGVEYPVIQGPMSRVSDNAEFASSVAKGGALPTIAAAMLTDQALEEILIKTAELIPGMPWGVGLLGFIDSTHLQSQIAVLKRSRASFCILAGGTPAQAKEIATNGLRVFIHAPTPELLELFIKEGWRDFILEGRECGGHIGPLSSLNLWERSIKAVLKQSVVVRREVCLVLAGGIHDQTSAAFAAYMLDDLVKAGTNYGLLVGSAYLATREIIEDRAITSTYQKVSLECARTVFLETSPGHQSRCADTAFSREFNAIRDELIRAQVPVREISNQLDRLILGRLRLASKGLQRSEGGLVQVTDQAQRELGMYMLGEAVCLINGQTTIRQLHESIKAGLEAPSGNPQQQHVTQTSRYQTESANRGKLDIAIIGMSCRLPGANSPQQFWDLVMRAKCQIQEIPENRWSIEDFYSADPKVPNRVHSKWGGFLDAVRFDPIEFGIPPQSLSSIDPAQLLALVCVKDALQDAGYSKDSLYDRESTCVVLGYSGGLGELGQGYVMQAELAPLLTGHPDIERQLPAWTSDSFAGILPNVSAGRVANRFGFGGTNCAVDAACASSLAALDIAINKLRQGDASMAVVGAIDTLQSPFAYFCFSETHALSPTGQAKSFTNEADGIVLGEGAGILILKRLEDAEADGDTIHAVIKGIGSSSDGRCRTMTAPSHQGQVQAFARAYSDAGVDPATLGYYEAHGTGTPVGDRSEIRALTTFLEAQKSPNTYCAVGSVKTLIGHTKSTAGLAGLLKATLALKHKSIPLHSRTEEQIDEVISSSAVYLPTGSLPWLKNDQRTPRTAGVSAFGFGGTNFHAVLQEYVPQPVINNDVTDLSPQLPSGYRLLYFKAKQGCLSECIRLALAQALEVERECAVNGCLTSVNQLIADTITCHDICTHQHGCTDDFAIVLADLSAADIGQKLAIVSELLNKTTRYTDAMRQWLVCQSKTADLQIEFKQARQTALLFPGQGSDYPGMGATCMVATQLRSHELLLQLIPDKPTLTDVLSRYLFSRSEKSIAPPPELKQSLLAITEMAYLDILNYLEIPWSIALGHSLGDFVSLFATGWMTDSELVDLLRARGEAVSTYSDDGYGMLILFCSIDQGKELLKNVAEHSLTLANINSPSQIVLSGLLSDIERVEAACMMNGVSSQRMQAKQPFHSILMQECNNRFINSLSILNLRTGRSHSHSAILSTSPESGPVSESNIDKLITDHMTSSVDFIESVKQAERLGCTLYIEVGPKKVLSKLVQSSLSSTGSVAVSLDGPQGTDSFVGSIMRLGSYGVTLTWSRLDQMLRHTGSGYQAQQKRIRREPGLSYFINGASSWQSGHRVQKSAQHNVHHTFSTTGKSTNQNIPEPNSADTALLESVQLHPHRNEILPMNELNLSNQSNPPNEVSSLRLEAFRTYHETLRMMIDSQTQVFSAYLNQSGDNPASLASPPLIVTSSPLSESPTSLSSDSPEAQTIVRNSASTILPNVQQQQSQSPAPSSHAHGNVAMIDTLVPAPSTPVQSTFDSQATEPTSLLASNGDALTDRKSRQGLVQLDTGSILSQLTSILSEKSGYPVELLDPDQDLESDLGIDSIKRIEVMGGFMATLSDIAPETIQNIQTGTRDLRSLKEVSQYISSALSAGTSIDLAAEESQPGK